The Metallibacterium scheffleri region CCACCATGTCCAGTGCCGAGCATCGTGGCGACAGCAACCAGGCTGTCGCGGATGTGGCCAGCCGCTTGTTCGGCGCCACCATCACCGCGCAGGATGTGATCGGTGAAACTCTGGAGCGAGTCACCGATCCGGCACTCGATCTGGCCGCGATCCGGCCTCACCTGAGCGCAGCAATTCAGCGCGAATCATTTGAATGGGACGACTTCGCTGCCTTTCGCAGCGATCCGATTGCAGTATGGGTCGAGCTGAATCTGGGTATCGCGCTGCACGACAACGCGCCGCCGCGCCGCGCCCAGCCCATGACCTTGAAGGACGCCAGCGAACGTCTGGCAGTTGACGCCGGCTGCACGCCAGATGCAGCACGCAGCGCCCTGCAGCGGTTCCTGCTCGCCGCGCATGCGGTCAAGACACCGCAAGGCCGTGCACCGTTCGCATTCAAGCTGCACCAGTTCATCAGCGGCCCCGGCAAGGTCATGGCCACGCTGGAGGCTCCCGGCGTACGCAATATCACCCAGGACGTACAACGCTTTGCACCTGGACGACAGGCCGAAGCGGTGCAGCTCTACGCCACGCATTTCTGCCGCGATTGCGGGCAGGAATACCACCCGGTGTGGCACAGCAGCGGCGGGGCAGGAGACCTGTATTCGCCGCGCGAGATTGACGACATCACCGCCGACGATGAAGACGACCGCTACGGCTTCCTTTGCCCGCGGCGCGAGGGCCAGCAATACCGGGGCGCGCTGGAAGACCTGCCCGAAGCCTGGCTCGATGTGACCCGCAACGAACCCAGGGTCAAGCCGAACTACAAGAAGGCCGTGCCCTTTGAAGTGGCCGTCGATGCCCAGGGCCATGCCGGTCGCGGCCAGGCGTACTGGTTCATTCCCGGCAAGTTCCGCTTTTGCCTGAATTGCGGCCAAGAGCACGAAGCCCATGGCAAGGACATCAACCGCCTCGCGAGCCTCTCCGGTGAAGGCCGTTCGTCGGCCACCACCATGCTGACCCTCAGCGCGCTGCGCCAACTGTTTGGCGAGCCCATGCCGGCGCCCGGCCAGCCCGACCCGCGCAAGCTGCTGGGTTTCACTGACAACCGCCAGGATGCCGCGCTGCAAGCCGGGCATTTCAATGATTTCATTTTTCTGCTGACCCTGCGGTCCGGGCTATTGGGCGCCATGCAAAACAGCGGCGGCCTGCTCGACGAAGCGCAGCTCGCCGATGCCGTGTTCAAGGCGCTGCGCCTGGATGCGAACGATGCCGCCACCCTGGCCGAATACCTGCGCAATCCCAAGCTCATGGGTCTGGCGCGGCAGGAGGCGCAGCGCACGCTGCGCTTCATCATCGGCTATCGGCTGCTGCGCGATCTGCGCCGGGGCTGGCGCTTCAACAATCCCAACCTCGACCAGCTCGGGCTGCTGGCCATCCGCTACCGCGAGCTCGATGCGTTTTGTGCCACGGATGCCACGTTTGCCAAGCATGTCGCGCTCGCCAGGCTCAACGCACAGGACCGGGCGCAGCTGTGCCAGATCGTGTTCGATGGCATGCGTGGCGGTCTGTGCCTGGAAAGCCGTTACCTCGATCCCGTCGAACAGGACAAGATTCGTACGAGCGCCTACACCTATCTCAACGAGCGCTGGGCGTTCGCAACCGATGAGCAATTGGAAACGGCCAAGTATCTGATCACCGGCAAGCGTCCCGAATACAAGGGCAAGCCGCGCAATGATCTGATCACCGGCGGTCCGCGTTCGCGCCTGCTGCGTCAGGTCAAGGCGGCGGCGTTCTGGAAAGGCAGCGCCTTGGCCGCTGAGATTGCACATTGGAAATCAGCGCACTGGGTCGAGCTGATCGAGGCTGCTCTGGCTGCCGCCAGCGACTATGGCTACGTGCAAAAGCACGACCTCGACACCCAAGTCATCGGCTGGCGCCTCAACGCGACGACACTCGACTGGCACCTGACCGCCGCTGCGCCCCAGGCCGCAGACAGCAAATCCAACGCCTTCTTCCGCCAGCTCTATCTCAACGTCGCCGACCTGCTGCGCGCGCCCAGCCACCCGTTATTCGATTTCGAGGCGCAGGAGCACACCGCACAGGTCGATGCCGACCGTCGACAACTGCTGGAACAGCGTTTCCGTTATACCGAAAAGGATCGCAGCGACTGGGCCAGCAACCCGGCGCACGACGCGCCGCTGGAACGGCTGCCGGTGATGTTCTGCTCGCCGACCATGGAGCTGGGCGTGGATATTTCCGCGCTCAATACCGTCTACCTGCGCAACGTGCCGCCGACACCGGCCAACTACGCCCAACGCAGTGGCCGTGCCGGGCGCTCGGGCCAGCAGGCGCTGGTCATCACCTACTGTGCGGCGCAAAGTCCGCACGACCAGTGGTTTTTCCACCATGCCGCGCAGATGGTGCATGGCGTGGTCAAGCCACCCACGCTCGATCTGGCCAACCGTGATCTGGTGGAAAGCCACTTGCACGCCGTCTGGCTGGCCAGTGCGCAGATCGATCTGCCATCGAGCATTGCCGAACTGCTCGATCTCGATCAGCCAGGCAAACCACTCAAGGCCGATTATCAAGTCGGCTTCAACGACCCTGCCGCGCAAGCGCGCGCGCAGGCCAGCGCGGCCCGCGTGATCCATCAACTGCAGTCCGATCTGGACGGCAGCGACTGGTTTTCGCCCGACTACGTGCGCCGCGTGATCGGGCAGGCGCCGCAAGCCTTTTCGCAGGCGCTGGAGCGCTGGCGCGTGCTGTTCGACGCCACCCGCACGCAGATGGCCATGGCCGATCAGCTCGTGAAAAGCCACACCGCCTCGAACCGCGAGCGCCAGAATGCGCAGCGGCGCTATGGCGATGCGGCACGTCAATACGCTGTGCTGCTCAAGACCGGCAACACGCAGAACGCCGACTTCTACAGCTACCGCTATCTGGCCAGCCAGGGTTTCCTGCCGGGCTACAACTTTCCACGGCTGCCGTTGATGGCGTGGATTCCGGCGCGCGGCGGCACAGGTCATGGCAAGGACGACGAAGGCAGCATGGTCAGCCGCCCGCGCTTTCTTGCGCTGTCCGAATTTGGCCCGCGCAGCCTCATCTACCACCAGGGCCGCATGTACCGCGTCGTGCGCGCCAAGCTCAACGTCGGCTCGGCCGATCACATCTCCGGCAACAGCACGCTTGCCACCATCGCCTCGCGGGTGTGCGGCCAATGCGGCTACGGTCATCTGGGCGAACCGGGTGCAAGCGAACCGCTGGCCGAGCGCTGCGACAATTGCGATGCCCTGCTTACCGAGCACGACTGGGTGCGCGATTTATACCGAATCGAAACCGTCGAGACCATTCCTGTCGAGCGCATCTCGGTCAACGACGAAGACCGCCAGCGGCAGGGCTTCGAGCTGCAGACCACCTACCGCTTCCTGCCTGGGCCGGATGGCGTCATCCAGCAGCGCAAGGCGCGCGTCTCGCACGCTGAGGACGTATTGGCCGAACTCACCTACGCGCCCGCCGCGCAGCTTTGGCGCATCAACCGTGGCTGGCGCCGGCGCAAGGACAAGGCGCAGCTCGGCTTTTACATCAACCCCATCACCGGCGCCTGGAGCAAGCAGGACGACCCCAGCGCCAGCGAGAGCAACGACAACGACGAGGCGCTGCTCGACAAGGTGCCCAATCAGCGCATCGTGCCCTTTGTCGAGGACCATCGGAACCTGCTGATCCTGGCCCCGCTGCGCGAGTTGCCCATCGAGGCCATGGCCACCTTGCAGGCTGCGCTCAAGCGCGGCATCGAGATGACCTTCCAGATCGAGGAATCCGAGCTGGTGGCCGAACCGCTGCCTACCGGCGACGAGCGTCGCGCGCTGATGTTCTACGAAGCCGCCGAAGGCGGCGCCGGCGTGCTCACACGCCTGGCCAGCGACCCGGCCAGCTTGGCGCAGGTGGCAAGCCAGGCACTGCAGCTCATGCATTACCAAAAACCCGTCGACATCTGGCAAGCCGACGCGCTGCAGGAACAGCTCGATGCCAACGGCCAGCGCGCCTGCGAAGCCGGTTGCTACCAATGCCTGCTGTCGTACTTCAACCAGCCCGACCACGAACACATCGACCGTCACAATGCCGACGCCATCGATCTGCTGGTGGCGCTGGCCAATGCGCAGGTGCAGCCGCTTGCCACCGAACCCACGTCGGTGTCAGAACGCGCTACAAGCGATGCGCAAGACCTGATCGCGCAATGGCTGCTCGCGCTGAACGTCGCCGGTTTGCGCCAGCCCGACGCCACACGCGTGCCGGTCGATCAAGGTGCCGTCACCGCGGCGGGGCGATATCAGGCGGCGCGTGTCCTGGTGTTCGTCCACTCGCTCGCGTCCGAGCGGATCACTCGGCTCACCGACAAGGGCTGGCGCGTGCTCGATTGCTCCGATCCAGCGCAATGGGCGACCCAGTTCGCCACGCATGCTGATGTGTTCGGCACGCCCGCCATGCCATCACCTGATCTGGCCCGCACATGACCGCGCTCGAGCACGACTTCCTGCCGGGCGCCCTGGTGCGCGCGCGCGGCCGCGAATGGGTGGTGCAGAGTGACTCGCGCCGAGACTGGCTGCGCCTGCGTCCGCTGGGCGGCGCCGACGATGACAGCATCGCCCTGATCCCCGCGCTGGAGTTGCAGGCCATTGCGCCCGCCACCTTCCCATGGCCAGAACCCGAACAGGCCGGCAACCATGCGGCCGCCTTGCTGCTGCGCGACGCGCTGCGCCTGAAACTGCGCGCCGGCGGCGGGCCGTTTCGCGCCTTCGGCAACATCGCCGTGGAACCGCGCGCCTACCAGCTCGTGCCGCTGCTCATGGCCCTGCGCCTGTCCACCGTGCGCCTGCTGATTGCCGATGACGTGGGCGTGGGCAAGACCATCGAAGCCGGGTTGATCGCGCGCGAGTTGCTCGATCGCGGTGAGATCCAACGCCTCGCCGTGCTGTGCCCGCCGCACCTGGTCGAGCAATGGCAGGACGAACTGGAAAGCCGCTTCAACCTGCAGGCCGTAGCGCTCACCGCCGCTTCGGCTGCGCGCATCGAACGCGACCTGCCGCATGGCATGGGCCTGTTCGATCACTACCCGGTCGCCGTAGTCAGCCTCGACTACATCAAGAGCGAGCGCCACCGCGCGCACTTTCTCGCCATTGCGCCCGAATGCGTCATCGTCGACGAAGCCCACACCTGCGCGACCGGCGGGCAGGGCAGGCAGTTGCGCTTCGAGTTGCTGCAGCGGCTGTCCGCCGACGCCAACCGCCACCTGATTTTGCTCACCGCCACGCCGCACTCGGGTGATGAGGCTGCCTTCTACAATCTGCTGTCGCTGCTCGATGCGCGTTTCGCCGATCTTCAAGGCCGCACCTCGGCCAGCGACCCGCTGCGCCTGGAGCTGGCCCGCCACTTTGTCCAGCGTCGGCGCAAGGACATCGTCGAATGGCAGGCGGACACCGGCGATGGCCGCGGCTTTCCACGGCGCATGAAAACCGAGATCACCTATCCGCTCAGCGGCGACTGGGGGTTGTTTTTTGACGCCGTGCAGGGCTACTGCCGCGAGCTGGCCGAATCCCATGCGCAAGCCGACACCGGCGGCGCGCGGCTGATCTGGTACGCCACGCTGGCGCTGCTGCGCTGCGTGGCCTCATCGCCCGCCGCGGCGGTGAAGGCGCTGACGACGCGCCTCGACGGCACGATGGCCGGCGACGACCTGCTCAGCGACGAGCGTCTGTACGACGGCCACGCCGACGACCTCAGCGGCAGCGATCTCGAACCGCCCGCGCAACTGCAGGATGCCGAGCGCTTGGGCAGCCTCATTGCCGAGGCGCGGCGGCTCAGCGGGCAAGCAGGCGACCCCAAGCTGGCGGCGCTCATCGTCCACCTGCGTGCGCTGCTGCAGGACGGCTTTGCCCCCGTGGTGTTCTGCCGCTACATCGCCACCGCGCACTATGTGGCCGAACACCTCCGGTTGGCTTTCCCCAAGGTCACCATCGAGGCCGTCACCGGCGAATACGCGCCCGAGGAACGTCGCGAGCGGGTCGAGGCGCTGACCGAAGCCGAGCCGCGCATCCTCGTCGCCACCGACTGCCTGTCCGAGGGCATCAACCTGCAACACCTGTTCACCGCCGTCGTGCACTACGATCTGGCCTGGAATCCAACTCGCCACGAGCAGCGCGAAGGCCGCGTCGACCGCTTTGGCCAGCAGGCGCCCGAAGTGCGCTGCACCATGCTGTACGGGCAGGACAACCCGGTCGATGGCTTCGTGCTCAACGTCATCCTGCGCAAGGGCGAGGCCATCGAGAAGGAACTCGGCGTGCTGGTGCCCATGCCCGAGGACGAAGCGCGCATCAACCAGGCGCTGGTCAAGGCCGCGCTGATGAAGCGCAGCGAGGCGCGCTCGCCGCAACTGGGTTTCGACTTCGGTGATGCCGAGGCCATCCTCGCCCCGCTGCAGGCGCAGTGGCGCGACGCGCTGGACAAAGCCAAGGCCAACCGCACCGTGTTCGCACAGCGCCGTATCCGCCCCGACGAAGTGCTGCCCGAGTGGCACAAGCAGCAGCAGGCGCTGGGCACCCAGGACGACGTGCAGCGCTTCGTGCTCAGCGCCTGCGCGCGCCTCGGCGCGCCGTTGGAGACCGCGCGCAACGGCCAGTTTCGTCTGCTGCCGCAGCACCTGCCCGAAGCGCTGCGCCTGCGTCTGGCCGACGAGGGCATCAGCAAAACACTGAACCTCGATTTCACCGAACTGCACCGCAGTCACCCGCTGGTCACTACCCTGGCCGAGCACCTGCTGGAAACCAGCCTGCAAGGGGATAGCGGGCTTGCCGCGCGCTGCGCAGCCACCCTCACCGACGCGGTGGATGTCGTCACCACGCTCTACCTGCTGCGCCTGCGCCATCAGCTCAGCTATGTGCGCCGCCGTGAACCGTTCCAAGTGATGGCCGAAGAAACCGTCACCCTCGCCGTCAAAGGTCGCAGCAACCCGCAATGGCTGCGCGGCGATGCCGCCAGCGCGCTGCTCGAATGCACTCCCAGCGGCAATCTGGCGCCCGCTGCCGTGCAACGCGAAATCGC contains the following coding sequences:
- a CDS encoding DEAD/DEAH box helicase; translation: MDNVFSFRDKLIDEYSTFSRSFVRIGADDIRHEVERDYADGRYWPEPLIQINPNYQQQGTVQQLARDGVLHPLCAEIFQVGKTEGHPAPLQLYTHQLQALAKGQKGQSFVVTTGTGSGKSLAFFLPIIDRILRAKDVDPSPRTRAIVIYPMNALANSQLEELDKFLHGFAAGAAPFSVARYTGQEKQPERDAIAVNPPDILLTNFMMLELILTRFEDTDRRVLEHCEGLEFLVLDELHTYRGRQGADVALLVRRLRERLHAESLVCIGTSATMSSAEHRGDSNQAVADVASRLFGATITAQDVIGETLERVTDPALDLAAIRPHLSAAIQRESFEWDDFAAFRSDPIAVWVELNLGIALHDNAPPRRAQPMTLKDASERLAVDAGCTPDAARSALQRFLLAAHAVKTPQGRAPFAFKLHQFISGPGKVMATLEAPGVRNITQDVQRFAPGRQAEAVQLYATHFCRDCGQEYHPVWHSSGGAGDLYSPREIDDITADDEDDRYGFLCPRREGQQYRGALEDLPEAWLDVTRNEPRVKPNYKKAVPFEVAVDAQGHAGRGQAYWFIPGKFRFCLNCGQEHEAHGKDINRLASLSGEGRSSATTMLTLSALRQLFGEPMPAPGQPDPRKLLGFTDNRQDAALQAGHFNDFIFLLTLRSGLLGAMQNSGGLLDEAQLADAVFKALRLDANDAATLAEYLRNPKLMGLARQEAQRTLRFIIGYRLLRDLRRGWRFNNPNLDQLGLLAIRYRELDAFCATDATFAKHVALARLNAQDRAQLCQIVFDGMRGGLCLESRYLDPVEQDKIRTSAYTYLNERWAFATDEQLETAKYLITGKRPEYKGKPRNDLITGGPRSRLLRQVKAAAFWKGSALAAEIAHWKSAHWVELIEAALAAASDYGYVQKHDLDTQVIGWRLNATTLDWHLTAAAPQAADSKSNAFFRQLYLNVADLLRAPSHPLFDFEAQEHTAQVDADRRQLLEQRFRYTEKDRSDWASNPAHDAPLERLPVMFCSPTMELGVDISALNTVYLRNVPPTPANYAQRSGRAGRSGQQALVITYCAAQSPHDQWFFHHAAQMVHGVVKPPTLDLANRDLVESHLHAVWLASAQIDLPSSIAELLDLDQPGKPLKADYQVGFNDPAAQARAQASAARVIHQLQSDLDGSDWFSPDYVRRVIGQAPQAFSQALERWRVLFDATRTQMAMADQLVKSHTASNRERQNAQRRYGDAARQYAVLLKTGNTQNADFYSYRYLASQGFLPGYNFPRLPLMAWIPARGGTGHGKDDEGSMVSRPRFLALSEFGPRSLIYHQGRMYRVVRAKLNVGSADHISGNSTLATIASRVCGQCGYGHLGEPGASEPLAERCDNCDALLTEHDWVRDLYRIETVETIPVERISVNDEDRQRQGFELQTTYRFLPGPDGVIQQRKARVSHAEDVLAELTYAPAAQLWRINRGWRRRKDKAQLGFYINPITGAWSKQDDPSASESNDNDEALLDKVPNQRIVPFVEDHRNLLILAPLRELPIEAMATLQAALKRGIEMTFQIEESELVAEPLPTGDERRALMFYEAAEGGAGVLTRLASDPASLAQVASQALQLMHYQKPVDIWQADALQEQLDANGQRACEAGCYQCLLSYFNQPDHEHIDRHNADAIDLLVALANAQVQPLATEPTSVSERATSDAQDLIAQWLLALNVAGLRQPDATRVPVDQGAVTAAGRYQAARVLVFVHSLASERITRLTDKGWRVLDCSDPAQWATQFATHADVFGTPAMPSPDLART
- a CDS encoding helicase-related protein, translated to MTALEHDFLPGALVRARGREWVVQSDSRRDWLRLRPLGGADDDSIALIPALELQAIAPATFPWPEPEQAGNHAAALLLRDALRLKLRAGGGPFRAFGNIAVEPRAYQLVPLLMALRLSTVRLLIADDVGVGKTIEAGLIARELLDRGEIQRLAVLCPPHLVEQWQDELESRFNLQAVALTAASAARIERDLPHGMGLFDHYPVAVVSLDYIKSERHRAHFLAIAPECVIVDEAHTCATGGQGRQLRFELLQRLSADANRHLILLTATPHSGDEAAFYNLLSLLDARFADLQGRTSASDPLRLELARHFVQRRRKDIVEWQADTGDGRGFPRRMKTEITYPLSGDWGLFFDAVQGYCRELAESHAQADTGGARLIWYATLALLRCVASSPAAAVKALTTRLDGTMAGDDLLSDERLYDGHADDLSGSDLEPPAQLQDAERLGSLIAEARRLSGQAGDPKLAALIVHLRALLQDGFAPVVFCRYIATAHYVAEHLRLAFPKVTIEAVTGEYAPEERRERVEALTEAEPRILVATDCLSEGINLQHLFTAVVHYDLAWNPTRHEQREGRVDRFGQQAPEVRCTMLYGQDNPVDGFVLNVILRKGEAIEKELGVLVPMPEDEARINQALVKAALMKRSEARSPQLGFDFGDAEAILAPLQAQWRDALDKAKANRTVFAQRRIRPDEVLPEWHKQQQALGTQDDVQRFVLSACARLGAPLETARNGQFRLLPQHLPEALRLRLADEGISKTLNLDFTELHRSHPLVTTLAEHLLETSLQGDSGLAARCAATLTDAVDVVTTLYLLRLRHQLSYVRRREPFQVMAEETVTLAVKGRSNPQWLRGDAASALLECTPSGNLAPAAVQREIATALDFLRAHPQQLEDLARERAAVLLADHERVREAARDVGQYSVSPCLPVDVMGIYVLLPDAL